The Streptomyces sp. HUAS MG91 sequence TCCGCTGCGCATCAACGTCAACCTGTCGCCGAAGCAGCTCACGCACCCCGGGCTCGTCTCCGACACGGTCGACATCCTGGAACGCTCCGGCCTCGAACCCGGCGCGCTCTGCCTCGAAGTCACCGAGTCGGCGCTGATCGGCGCCGACGACGACCTGCTCAAGCCCCTGCGCCGGCTCTCCGAGATGGGCGTCGACATAGCGCTGGACGACTTCGGCACCGGTTACTCGAACCTCGCGAACCTGCGCCGGCTGCCGGTCAACGTGCTCAAGCTGGACCGTTCCTTCACCCAGGGGATGCAGCAGTTCCCCGCGGACCCCGTCGACCTGAAGATAGTGGAGGGCATCGTCTCGCTCGCCCACAGCCTGGACCTCGCGGTCACGGTCGAGGGCGTGGAGACCGGCGCCCAGGCCGAGCAGCTGAGGGAGCTGGGCTGCGACACGGCCCAGGGCTGGTACTACGCCCGTCCGGGCCCGCCGGACCGCCTGCACGAGCTGGCGCTCGCCGACGCCACGGGGTGAGCCGGTGACCGTCCGCTGGGCGTACGCGTTCATCGACCGGCCCTACGAGAAGTTCGGCGCCGCCTGCGACTTCTGGGCGCGCGTGACGCGGACCCGGCGGTCCGAACTGCGCGGTGAGCGGGGGCAGTTCGCGACGCTGGTGCCGTACGCGGGTGAGGGCGACCCGTGCGTCAAGGTGCAGGGGGTCGCGGACGGGCCGGGCGGTGCGCACATCGATCTCGCCGTGGACGACGTCCCGGGGGAGTCGGCGCGGGCGCGTGCCCTCGGTGCTCAACTCGTCTTCGCCGAGGACGGGTTGGCGGTGCTGCGCTCGCCCGGCGGCCATCTGTTCTGTCTGGTGCCGTGGCTGGGGGAGCGGGTGGTGCCCGGCGGGGACGATGTGGCCGGGCGGCTCGATCAGGTGTGCCTGGACACGTCGCCGGAGGTGTACGCGGCGGAGGTCGACTTCTGGGCCGGGCTGACCGGGTGGCCCGAAGTGCCGTGCCGCAGCCCGGAGTTCCGCCTGCTGGGGGCGAGCCCGATCCAGCTTCTGCTCCAGCGCCTCGACTCGGCCGCGCCTGCGTCGGCCCATCTCGACCTGGCCTGCGCGGATCGGGCTCGCGCCCGGGCGTGGCATGTCGGTGCCGGGGCCGTTGTGGTGGGCGAGGGCCGTAGCTGGTCGGTGCTTAGGGACCCCTCCGATGGCCTGTACTGCCTGACGGACCGCACGCCGTAGGGCCTGCGGCGCACCTGGGCCGTCGTCCGTCCGCGCCTCACGTCGTGGCCGGCCGCGCAGTTCCCCGCGCCCCTGGGCGGTTCGTCACGCGCGCCCCGGTGGCCGCTTCTCGCGCAGTTCCCCGCGCCCCTGAGGCATGCGCTGCCGCGCAGCCTCCCCTTGAGGCTGCGCTCCGCGCACCTCTCCCCGGAGGCCGCGGCTTCGCCGCGCCTCTTCTGATGGGGCGCCGCACGGGGCGCGCCTCTCCGGCGAGGTATCGCGCGAGGTGCGCCTCTCCTGATGAGATGGCGCACGCAGTGCGCATCTCAGGGGCGCGGGGAACTGCGCGAGAAGCGGCCGCCGGGGCGCGGACGAACGACAAGCCAGGGGCGCGGGGAACCGCGCAGTCGGGCCGCGCCTGAGGTGGGCGTCAGGTGTCCCGTTCCACCAGCATCCGCTGAAGCTCCCGAGCAGCCCGCGGCGGCGCCACGTCCGACCGATGGGCCAGCGCGATGGTCCGGCGCAACCCGGGCCGGGCCAGCGGAGTCACCCGGAGATCGGACCCGGCCC is a genomic window containing:
- a CDS encoding VOC family protein, whose translation is MTVRWAYAFIDRPYEKFGAACDFWARVTRTRRSELRGERGQFATLVPYAGEGDPCVKVQGVADGPGGAHIDLAVDDVPGESARARALGAQLVFAEDGLAVLRSPGGHLFCLVPWLGERVVPGGDDVAGRLDQVCLDTSPEVYAAEVDFWAGLTGWPEVPCRSPEFRLLGASPIQLLLQRLDSAAPASAHLDLACADRARARAWHVGAGAVVVGEGRSWSVLRDPSDGLYCLTDRTP